One Olsenella sp. oral taxon 807 DNA segment encodes these proteins:
- a CDS encoding NifU family protein, which produces MAKSETMTEGKPKVNRELLEATLDVIRQSLQADGGDVVLISCDDDGVVTLEMQGACAGCPLSSYDMSEGIERILREHVPGVTRVQPAMAW; this is translated from the coding sequence ATGGCAAAGAGCGAGACGATGACCGAGGGTAAGCCCAAGGTAAACCGAGAGCTGCTTGAGGCAACCCTTGACGTCATTCGGCAAAGCCTTCAAGCTGACGGTGGTGACGTCGTCCTCATTAGCTGTGATGATGATGGAGTCGTGACGCTCGAGATGCAGGGTGCCTGTGCGGGGTGCCCGCTGTCATCCTACGACATGAGCGAGGGCATAGAGCGTATCTTGAGAGAGCACGTTCCTGGCGTCACGCGCGTGCAACCCGCGATGGCATGGTAG